In the genome of candidate division TA06 bacterium B3_TA06, one region contains:
- a CDS encoding radical SAM protein, translating into MKSLSTNPRVLLCTVYRRFRGDYMDIAGRAVYSHPRAGMALRVSPGLRFIKQNVPEVEILEYPLWHEYVEKLKQGWDVVGFSFFQIHIGEIRKMIEEARRHGVREIWAGGYGALDNDIPGLVDRVFIGPGEDRIAQVFGHRVKDEDIQHPVMMVHVCFVLGLRHVTLGLLYTTHGCPFRCTFCQTQAFESRHFVINFESIKRVVAYYHKIGINDIAVMDELFGTHPKFADKLTRLLAHYKMRWWVQSRAALYRRYLDVWYERGLRMPAIGVESMTQSSLDSVKKRHKIEEVIEYARRSREKPGMFRFGNCIIGYEHMTAEELIDDVIRFKQLGFDAHNLSVLTPYPRTPLRDEIVSKYGIFDHAYRHYGGMHLVWNHPHISSVQMRYLLKYFKGFLNRPVDLYRKGIKRLILDELRQQGSGFLWRHLIKGLISSMRIDDRALVYF; encoded by the coding sequence ATGAAAAGCCTTTCAACCAATCCCCGCGTGCTTTTATGCACCGTTTATCGCCGATTTCGCGGCGACTACATGGACATCGCAGGCAGAGCTGTCTACAGCCACCCCAGGGCAGGGATGGCGCTCAGGGTGAGCCCCGGATTACGTTTCATCAAGCAGAACGTTCCTGAAGTCGAGATCCTTGAGTACCCACTTTGGCACGAGTATGTAGAAAAGCTTAAGCAAGGTTGGGACGTAGTCGGATTCAGCTTCTTCCAGATCCATATCGGTGAGATCCGTAAGATGATAGAAGAGGCCCGACGGCACGGGGTTCGAGAAATCTGGGCAGGCGGCTACGGAGCGCTTGACAATGATATTCCCGGCTTGGTGGATCGCGTCTTTATCGGCCCTGGGGAGGATAGAATCGCCCAGGTCTTCGGCCATCGGGTCAAAGACGAAGATATCCAGCATCCGGTGATGATGGTTCATGTCTGTTTCGTCCTGGGCCTACGTCACGTTACGCTCGGACTGCTCTACACCACGCACGGCTGCCCCTTTCGGTGCACGTTTTGCCAGACTCAGGCTTTTGAATCCCGCCATTTCGTCATCAACTTCGAGAGCATCAAGCGAGTAGTAGCGTACTATCACAAGATAGGCATCAACGATATAGCCGTCATGGACGAGTTGTTCGGTACCCACCCCAAGTTCGCGGATAAACTCACCCGTCTTTTAGCTCACTACAAGATGCGTTGGTGGGTGCAATCGCGTGCTGCACTCTACCGGCGTTATCTGGATGTATGGTATGAACGCGGGCTGCGCATGCCAGCAATCGGCGTGGAGTCAATGACACAAAGTTCTCTCGACAGTGTAAAGAAGAGACATAAGATCGAAGAGGTCATAGAGTACGCCCGTCGTAGCCGAGAAAAGCCGGGCATGTTCCGGTTCGGTAACTGCATAATCGGATACGAGCACATGACCGCCGAGGAGTTAATCGACGATGTGATTCGCTTCAAACAGTTGGGGTTTGATGCCCACAACTTAAGTGTTCTCACCCCTTATCCTCGTACACCCTTGCGGGACGAGATTGTCTCCAAGTATGGGATTTTTGATCATGCCTATCGTCATTACGGTGGCATGCATTTGGTGTGGAACCATCCCCACATCTCATCTGTCCAAATGCGATACCTTTTAAAGTACTTCAAAGGCTTCCTTAACAGACCCGTTGACCTCTACCGGAAGGGTATTAAACGCCTCATCTTGGATGAGCTACGCCAGCAGGGGTCTGGCTTCCTGTGGCGTCATCTGATAAAAGGTCTTATAAGCTCCATGCGCATTGACGACCGCGCCCTGGTGTACTTTTGA